From a single Shewanella donghaensis genomic region:
- a CDS encoding S8 family peptidase, whose protein sequence is MKYPFIGIAVLTGLISQPMMATETNQIKHIPNPTTVAPSQYSDNDDVTFIVQFNEKPLSRMMPQRVGMHAYQISSIQQLNQINSQQVNAIQSLKTKQIPITVRSQFSHALNAISLTTKFQYREQLLKLPNVKSVSLNGTVHTLLDDTVPLIDAANLWDTLDTNGIKVTGKGIRVGVIDTGINYLHPDLGGCIGEFCKVKAGINTTSDIDSVLDGNGHGTHVAGIIAGNGNIKGVAPDADLYAIKVLSDNGSGSFESIIAGIEWALNPDGDVTTDDKLDVINLSLGGPVGDENPMADAVNNAVLAGVIAVVAAGNDGEANYTVGSPGIAEHAITVGSTDKNDNLSYFSSRGPLKTGFINKPDILAPGSDIYSTYKDDYKHLSGTSMASPHVAGAAALLKQKMPDATPLEIKALLMAKAIDIGEPNYNQGAGRLSLTHLAAPNIKLSDTSIYFNSEEETKIWQKTSSINIQNISQAEQNYSFNVLSVPEGVTLTTPAKGVLAADGNSELTITAEVDTSLLKTLGSNISQFVAKAELIVDDQSYKINIYIDNQTTIAFWSEDFTAFNVQMTSQETGIVFDFSKSSFGTVDNTVRFKAPKDTYDVVVKNYDQDDGNLITIFKNVELSKQTTLDIVNKKGWKFSFSNIFEKDGTELQAGSYMLRAERFSILDGKSGKVRYLTEAKELFDLETYTIVGIESGDNVSFEGLVTANDINNGFSVYALNHSFTDFTQDQHIVLDQNNMQFLPLNIDQDYQDRSVQLALHMGGKSYGDDTLSSDQLNPTFFTYNNEKDTQINTYWMTTGVSQNPSLLKFDIGHNFDSWAFQHTKLVTTPWIEVNVDNDIKLYQDRVNDTPLYRLTQQRDDNETLIFSRDSVQWTPHASLNDEGRFTLTSTDGEELIILKDSLYSGHTLEDRISADLRCGNESVHSTENMVTLFNFSNRCDAKSIHYSMPINANAINQLELSYLFGDTGAAPNIETFLIKNGERLEQEVSQSRAQLQLSLNGGEGTELVWYDLSISIDNNEFTSLSTGKDATDLMVPLPLIEGQHIAQLKLRAYNALGNEIILNTADFNLGSNVGNRRDADNDGIPNAADEDIDGDGVINSLDAFPYNHLETTDTDGDGTGDNSDAFPTDPTEWLDTDADGIGNNKDLDDDNDGVNDTDDALPLNPTEWQDTDNDGIGNNIDKDNDGDGVVDVKDAFPLDPNEQRDTDGDGIGNNADPDDDNDGVADEDDAFPLDPNEWHDTDNDGIGDNSDPDIDGDGITNEQEIFWGFDPFDPSDALEDFDNDGMNNRDEILAGLDPTKDDIGPMITLEEIIEVVSTGEFTEVNLGNIWVYDGKDGVIIPTASMENPFPIGQSIVTWTAIDLSGNVSTKDQTVNVIPMISIHAPTMVAEGDPIQIDIDLNGNAPYWPVIVDLVIEGSSDMNDHDLTTRRIRFDEDTLKQIVIGRAHIDEEVETSDNIEASLQNPENAEIDPTNNLAVIKLIDASDQLNPAIQLQQGNQVSRFAYQQNDPIVLLFNNIDLERYLIETQSDTVVANINDSNQLVIDPASIDAGMHQMLFNITDSYDGSLIASLPWSFFFKATTPVLDANTDSDNDGVMDSIEGISDTDRDGIVDYLDANAITNIIPVGSAMANNGYIATHDGAILMLGNYSLEAQQASVPASIINEHLMIDNGEWHPYGNVVDIQINQAALDISVAKIVVPLQLPIERDAALHLLNNDNYWAEFVQTDTDLMMSSTTANCNSLQDSQYQADLVQDANCVLLTVTDGGVNDRDGLVNGQVSFTAGIFGNNTAPYISDFPSSTAKVDSLYQSTMVVVDNESDALTVTVSGLPAWLSFNSESLMFEGTPPASAADSQLVIALSISDGLAVSTDSFTLQIKANNVEPPKTESDSGGSTGILSLLLLSAFGVGHRRNKHH, encoded by the coding sequence ATGAAGTACCCCTTTATCGGCATTGCAGTGCTAACGGGTTTGATTTCACAACCCATGATGGCAACTGAAACAAATCAAATTAAGCATATCCCCAATCCAACTACTGTCGCTCCCAGTCAATATTCAGACAATGATGATGTTACCTTTATTGTCCAATTTAATGAAAAACCACTAAGTAGAATGATGCCCCAAAGAGTGGGAATGCATGCTTACCAGATATCATCAATACAACAGCTCAACCAGATAAATTCGCAACAAGTTAACGCAATTCAATCACTAAAAACCAAGCAAATCCCTATCACTGTTCGCAGTCAGTTCTCACATGCGCTTAACGCAATCAGTTTGACCACTAAGTTCCAGTATCGTGAACAGTTACTTAAACTGCCAAATGTAAAGTCGGTCTCATTAAATGGCACTGTGCACACATTACTAGACGACACTGTGCCGCTAATTGATGCCGCTAATTTGTGGGATACGCTTGATACCAATGGCATAAAAGTGACAGGCAAAGGTATCAGAGTCGGTGTAATAGATACTGGGATTAACTATCTCCACCCAGATCTAGGTGGCTGTATAGGTGAATTCTGTAAAGTTAAAGCGGGCATTAATACCACCTCTGATATTGACAGTGTGCTCGACGGCAACGGTCATGGAACCCATGTTGCCGGTATCATCGCAGGGAACGGTAACATTAAAGGTGTCGCACCCGATGCTGACCTATACGCGATTAAGGTGCTGTCAGATAATGGCAGTGGCAGTTTTGAAAGTATTATTGCCGGTATCGAATGGGCACTAAATCCTGATGGTGACGTGACAACCGATGACAAATTAGATGTTATCAATCTCAGTTTAGGCGGTCCTGTTGGTGATGAAAATCCAATGGCAGATGCGGTCAACAATGCAGTTTTGGCAGGTGTCATCGCCGTTGTCGCGGCGGGAAATGATGGTGAAGCGAATTACACTGTAGGGTCTCCAGGCATTGCCGAGCATGCCATCACCGTAGGCTCTACAGACAAAAATGATAACCTGTCCTATTTTAGTTCTCGTGGACCATTAAAAACAGGCTTCATCAATAAGCCCGATATTTTAGCGCCTGGCAGTGACATATATTCTACCTATAAAGATGATTATAAACACTTAAGCGGTACATCCATGGCCTCCCCCCATGTTGCTGGTGCAGCAGCATTATTGAAACAGAAAATGCCGGATGCAACCCCGCTTGAAATTAAAGCGTTATTAATGGCAAAAGCGATTGATATTGGCGAACCAAATTATAATCAAGGAGCAGGTCGACTTTCCTTAACCCATTTAGCAGCACCAAATATTAAGCTTTCTGATACATCGATTTATTTTAACAGCGAAGAAGAGACTAAAATTTGGCAAAAAACCTCATCGATCAATATTCAAAATATTTCTCAAGCAGAGCAAAATTATTCCTTCAATGTCTTATCAGTCCCTGAAGGCGTCACACTCACTACTCCGGCTAAGGGCGTACTTGCCGCTGACGGAAATAGTGAATTAACGATCACCGCAGAAGTCGACACCAGTTTACTAAAAACCCTTGGTAGCAATATCTCCCAATTTGTCGCCAAGGCAGAATTGATTGTCGACGACCAAAGCTACAAAATTAATATCTATATCGACAATCAAACCACGATAGCTTTTTGGTCAGAAGACTTTACAGCTTTTAATGTACAAATGACGTCCCAAGAAACTGGGATCGTGTTTGACTTTTCAAAATCTTCTTTTGGTACTGTAGATAACACTGTCCGCTTTAAGGCCCCTAAAGACACCTATGATGTAGTGGTAAAAAATTACGATCAAGATGATGGTAATCTCATTACTATTTTTAAAAATGTCGAGTTATCGAAGCAAACTACACTTGATATTGTTAATAAAAAAGGTTGGAAATTTTCTTTTTCTAATATTTTCGAAAAAGACGGTACCGAACTACAAGCTGGCTCGTATATGTTACGAGCGGAACGATTTAGCATACTAGATGGCAAATCTGGCAAGGTACGTTACCTGACAGAAGCAAAGGAACTGTTTGATTTAGAAACTTATACCATCGTAGGGATTGAGTCCGGTGACAACGTCTCTTTTGAAGGGTTAGTCACCGCTAACGATATCAATAATGGTTTTTCCGTTTACGCATTGAATCATTCATTTACTGACTTTACTCAAGATCAACATATTGTGCTTGATCAAAACAATATGCAGTTTTTACCACTGAATATCGACCAGGATTATCAGGATAGATCAGTCCAGCTAGCACTCCATATGGGAGGTAAAAGTTATGGTGATGACACATTAAGTTCAGATCAACTTAACCCCACTTTCTTTACTTACAACAACGAGAAAGATACACAGATAAACACGTATTGGATGACGACAGGAGTAAGTCAAAACCCTTCACTGCTAAAATTCGATATTGGTCATAACTTTGATTCTTGGGCATTTCAACATACCAAGTTGGTCACTACACCTTGGATTGAAGTGAATGTTGATAATGACATTAAATTATATCAAGACCGGGTTAATGACACGCCCTTATACCGCCTCACTCAACAAAGAGATGACAACGAAACCCTAATATTTTCTAGAGACTCTGTTCAGTGGACACCCCATGCAAGTTTAAATGATGAAGGTCGATTTACATTAACGTCAACTGATGGTGAAGAATTAATCATCCTTAAAGATAGTTTGTACTCAGGCCATACCTTGGAGGATAGAATCAGTGCTGATTTACGCTGTGGTAATGAATCCGTACATAGCACCGAGAATATGGTCACGCTATTTAACTTTAGCAACCGTTGTGATGCAAAAAGTATTCATTACAGCATGCCTATCAATGCAAATGCGATTAACCAGCTTGAATTATCATACCTGTTTGGTGATACCGGTGCCGCGCCCAATATTGAAACATTTTTGATTAAAAATGGGGAGAGACTAGAGCAAGAGGTCAGCCAGAGCCGTGCGCAGCTTCAGTTATCTCTCAATGGTGGTGAAGGTACAGAACTTGTTTGGTATGACCTATCAATCAGTATTGATAATAATGAATTTACCTCTCTTTCTACTGGGAAGGATGCCACTGACTTAATGGTGCCATTGCCCTTAATCGAAGGTCAGCATATCGCCCAACTAAAACTGCGAGCATACAATGCGTTAGGCAATGAAATTATCCTCAATACTGCAGATTTTAATTTAGGCAGCAATGTTGGTAACAGGCGTGACGCCGATAATGATGGCATACCGAATGCAGCCGATGAAGATATTGACGGTGACGGTGTTATAAATTCACTTGATGCTTTCCCATATAACCATTTAGAAACCACAGATACTGATGGTGATGGAACTGGCGATAATAGTGATGCATTTCCAACCGACCCCACTGAATGGTTAGATACCGATGCTGATGGTATTGGTAACAATAAAGATCTCGATGATGACAATGATGGTGTGAACGATACAGACGATGCATTACCGTTAAACCCGACAGAATGGCAAGATACCGATAATGATGGGATCGGTAATAACATCGATAAAGACAATGACGGTGACGGTGTCGTCGACGTTAAAGATGCATTCCCATTAGATCCTAACGAACAACGAGATACCGATGGTGATGGTATTGGTAATAATGCCGATCCCGATGATGACAATGACGGTGTTGCGGATGAAGATGATGCATTCCCACTCGATCCCAACGAGTGGCACGATACTGATAATGACGGTATTGGCGATAACAGTGATCCTGACATTGATGGCGATGGGATCACTAATGAGCAAGAAATTTTTTGGGGATTTGATCCATTCGATCCAAGCGATGCGTTAGAAGATTTTGACAACGACGGTATGAATAACCGGGATGAAATCCTAGCAGGCCTTGACCCAACTAAAGATGACATTGGCCCAATGATCACCTTAGAAGAGATTATTGAAGTCGTTTCAACGGGTGAGTTTACTGAGGTCAATCTAGGTAACATTTGGGTTTATGATGGTAAAGATGGTGTCATTATTCCAACCGCATCAATGGAAAACCCTTTTCCGATAGGGCAAAGTATTGTCACTTGGACCGCGATTGATTTAAGTGGCAATGTGTCCACTAAAGATCAAACTGTCAATGTGATCCCAATGATATCGATTCACGCACCGACTATGGTGGCAGAAGGTGATCCGATTCAGATCGACATTGATTTAAATGGCAACGCACCATATTGGCCTGTCATTGTTGACTTGGTTATTGAAGGCAGCTCTGATATGAACGACCATGATTTAACCACCCGTCGAATTAGATTTGATGAGGATACGTTAAAACAGATCGTAATTGGACGCGCGCATATTGATGAGGAAGTAGAAACGAGTGACAACATTGAAGCTTCTCTGCAAAACCCAGAGAATGCCGAAATTGATCCCACAAACAACCTAGCAGTAATTAAATTAATTGATGCATCAGACCAGTTAAACCCTGCCATTCAATTACAGCAAGGTAATCAAGTATCAAGATTTGCCTATCAGCAAAATGATCCTATTGTGCTGCTATTTAATAATATTGATCTTGAACGTTATTTGATAGAAACACAGAGCGATACGGTTGTTGCTAACATTAACGATTCGAATCAATTAGTCATCGATCCTGCCAGTATCGATGCAGGCATGCATCAAATGCTATTCAACATCACAGATAGCTATGATGGAAGTTTAATCGCTTCTTTACCTTGGTCGTTCTTTTTTAAAGCCACGACGCCGGTATTAGATGCAAATACTGACAGTGATAATGACGGAGTGATGGATAGCATTGAAGGCATTAGCGATACTGATCGTGATGGCATTGTTGACTACCTAGATGCAAACGCTATCACCAACATCATACCGGTCGGTTCTGCCATGGCGAATAACGGCTATATTGCAACCCATGATGGTGCCATATTGATGCTAGGTAATTATAGCCTTGAAGCACAACAGGCGAGTGTGCCAGCATCTATTATCAATGAGCATTTAATGATTGATAATGGCGAATGGCATCCTTATGGCAACGTGGTTGATATTCAGATAAACCAAGCTGCGTTGGACATTTCAGTCGCTAAAATTGTCGTACCGCTGCAATTACCGATTGAGCGAGATGCTGCACTGCACCTCTTGAATAATGATAATTATTGGGCTGAATTTGTCCAAACAGACACTGATTTAATGATGTCTTCGACTACGGCTAATTGTAATTCGCTACAGGATTCACAATACCAAGCAGACCTAGTGCAAGATGCAAATTGTGTCCTGTTAACGGTTACCGATGGTGGCGTCAACGATCGTGATGGTCTTGTTAATGGTCAAGTCAGTTTCACTGCGGGTATCTTTGGCAATAACACCGCACCGTATATCAGCGACTTCCCTAGCAGCACA